One Micromonospora craniellae genomic region harbors:
- a CDS encoding RidA family protein → MSSSVRLLPVPTLSAAPYAYLATVEPDTRLVFTAGACPLDADGKTVAPGDYPAQARQVMTNLETALRAAGATLADVVKSTVYVASSEQADLVAVWEVVRDAFGDHDAPSTLLGVAVLGYDDQLVEVEAIATVPAG, encoded by the coding sequence ATGTCCAGTTCCGTCCGATTGCTGCCCGTGCCCACCCTCAGCGCCGCCCCCTACGCCTACCTGGCCACCGTGGAACCCGACACCCGCCTGGTCTTCACCGCGGGCGCCTGCCCACTGGACGCCGACGGGAAGACCGTTGCCCCCGGTGACTACCCGGCCCAGGCCCGGCAGGTCATGACCAACCTGGAGACCGCTCTACGCGCCGCCGGTGCCACCCTCGCCGACGTGGTCAAGAGCACCGTGTACGTGGCGTCGTCCGAGCAGGCCGACCTGGTCGCGGTCTGGGAGGTGGTACGCGACGCCTTCGGCGACCACGACGCACCGAGCACGCTGCTCGGCGTGGCGGTGCTCGGCTACGACGACCAACTCGTCGAGGTCGAGGCGATCGCTACCGTACCGGCCGGCTGA
- a CDS encoding LacI family DNA-binding transcriptional regulator: MTGAQRPTLEAVARRAGVSRATVSRVVNGSTTVAEPIQEAVRQAVAELGYVPNLAARTLVTQRTDSIALVMPEEATRVFSDDQVFPGIIRGAAQELEAADKQLVLMLAGSPAGHERVERYTTGRHVDGVLFASLHGADPLPAKLAALGIPVVCSGRPLDGADIPYVDVDQVAGVTRAVRHLIDGGRRRIATIAGPQDMVAGIERLTGYRETVTAAGLPEMVAVGDFTRESGAAAMRELLADHPDLDAVFAASDLMAHAAMRTLREAGRRVPDDVAVIGFDDIETAAYTDPPLTTVRQPIVELGRQGTRLLLRLAAGEDVEPALILPTELIIRESA, encoded by the coding sequence ATGACGGGGGCGCAGCGGCCCACTCTGGAGGCGGTGGCGCGACGGGCCGGGGTGTCCCGGGCCACCGTCTCCCGCGTGGTCAACGGCTCGACCACGGTCGCCGAGCCGATCCAGGAGGCGGTCCGCCAGGCGGTGGCCGAGCTGGGGTACGTGCCGAACCTGGCCGCCCGCACCCTCGTCACCCAACGCACCGACTCGATCGCCCTGGTCATGCCCGAGGAGGCCACCCGCGTCTTCTCCGACGACCAGGTGTTCCCGGGCATCATCCGGGGCGCCGCGCAGGAGTTGGAGGCCGCCGACAAGCAGCTCGTGCTGATGCTGGCCGGCTCACCGGCCGGTCACGAGCGGGTCGAGCGGTACACCACCGGCCGGCACGTCGACGGGGTGCTGTTCGCCTCACTGCACGGCGCCGACCCGCTCCCCGCCAAGCTGGCCGCGCTCGGCATCCCGGTGGTGTGCAGCGGTCGCCCCCTCGACGGGGCGGACATCCCCTACGTCGACGTCGACCAGGTGGCCGGCGTCACCCGCGCGGTACGGCACCTGATCGACGGGGGCCGTCGCCGGATCGCCACCATCGCCGGTCCGCAGGACATGGTCGCCGGGATCGAGCGGTTGACCGGCTACCGGGAGACGGTTACCGCCGCCGGCCTACCGGAGATGGTGGCCGTCGGCGACTTCACCCGCGAATCCGGGGCGGCGGCCATGCGGGAACTGCTCGCCGACCACCCCGACCTGGACGCCGTCTTCGCGGCCTCGGACCTGATGGCGCACGCCGCCATGCGTACGCTCCGCGAGGCGGGACGGCGGGTGCCGGACGACGTGGCGGTGATCGGCTTCGACGACATCGAGACCGCCGCCTACACCGACCCGCCGCTGACCACCGTGCGGCAGCCGATAGTCGAACTCGGCCGGCAGGGCACCCGGCTGCTGCTCCGCCTCGCCGCCGGGGAGGACGTCGAGCCGGCGCTGATCCTCCCCACCGAGCTGATCATCCGCGAGTCCGCCTGA
- a CDS encoding isochorismatase family protein, producing the protein MSLPTIAGYPLPDETELPGNRVDWRPDPTRAVLLIHDMQRYFTAPFDDVEPLAPAVANIVELRRICTDLAIPVIFTRQPGGQTRDERGLLLDMWGWGPPADPTAVAFHAELMPGDGDTVLEKRRYSAFVDSPFADLLGDRDQLVITGIYAHIGVTATACDAFMRGVQAFVVADAVADFTRADHLASLRYVARRCGVVMSAKHVGTALGGAHRDPSAEGSA; encoded by the coding sequence GTGTCCCTCCCGACGATCGCCGGTTACCCGCTACCGGACGAGACGGAACTGCCCGGCAACCGCGTCGACTGGCGACCCGACCCGACCCGGGCCGTCCTGCTGATCCACGACATGCAGCGCTACTTCACCGCCCCGTTCGACGACGTCGAGCCGCTGGCACCAGCGGTCGCCAACATCGTCGAGCTGCGCAGGATCTGTACGGACCTCGCGATTCCGGTGATCTTCACTCGGCAGCCCGGTGGCCAGACCCGCGACGAGCGTGGCCTGCTGTTGGACATGTGGGGCTGGGGACCGCCAGCCGATCCGACGGCAGTGGCGTTCCATGCCGAGCTGATGCCCGGCGACGGCGACACCGTGCTGGAGAAGCGCCGCTACAGCGCCTTCGTGGACAGCCCGTTCGCCGACCTGCTGGGCGACCGGGACCAGCTAGTGATCACCGGCATCTACGCACACATCGGCGTCACCGCGACGGCCTGCGACGCCTTCATGCGTGGCGTCCAGGCTTTCGTCGTCGCCGACGCGGTCGCCGATTTCACCCGTGCCGACCACCTGGCCTCGCTACGGTATGTCGCGCGACGCTGCGGGGTGGTGATGAGCGCCAAGCATGTCGGCACCGCCCTCGGAGGCGCGCACCGGGACCCGTCCGCCGAGGGCAGCGCGTAG
- a CDS encoding glycoside hydrolase family 26 protein gives MTRSRWLLAVAMVVVLLAAVTAWQRPTTPLPASAAGSGASELLALPRPAGSWPGAHGLSGVNGDPVLDRAHVERFCAARGRACQIAHTYTDRTTYESMTRGSDWVFEFYTGFPGALVISQGLTPDSGGAAELAACASGAYDHLWRDFGSIMVRHDRADAIVRLGWEFNGDFMPWSAGDTQTWIGCYRRAADGIRQSNPKAILDWTINAHNTPAELCGGVSTNCYPGDEYVDIIGIDNYDHWPASRTEAEFDATAAAPEGLDWLYAFAKQRGKLFSVGEWGVVPTGDAGRENPDFVRWMHAWFAAHAPDLAYEAYFSDCTPGGVQSSLFRSEPQCQQKPASAAAYRELFGM, from the coding sequence ATGACGAGGTCACGATGGTTGCTCGCCGTTGCGATGGTCGTCGTCCTACTCGCCGCGGTCACCGCCTGGCAGCGGCCGACCACGCCGCTGCCGGCGTCCGCAGCCGGCAGCGGCGCCTCCGAGTTACTGGCCCTGCCCCGTCCCGCCGGAAGTTGGCCCGGTGCCCACGGTCTATCGGGGGTCAACGGTGATCCCGTCCTCGACCGCGCCCACGTCGAACGCTTTTGTGCGGCCCGCGGGCGGGCCTGCCAGATCGCACACACCTACACGGACCGCACGACGTACGAGTCGATGACCCGAGGGTCGGACTGGGTCTTCGAGTTCTACACCGGGTTTCCCGGCGCGCTCGTCATCTCGCAGGGGCTCACCCCCGACTCGGGTGGAGCGGCCGAGTTGGCGGCCTGCGCGTCCGGCGCGTACGACCATCTCTGGCGCGACTTCGGGTCGATCATGGTGCGGCACGATCGGGCGGACGCCATCGTCCGGCTGGGCTGGGAGTTCAACGGGGACTTCATGCCCTGGAGCGCAGGCGACACGCAGACCTGGATCGGGTGTTACCGCCGGGCCGCCGACGGCATCCGGCAGTCCAACCCGAAGGCGATCCTGGACTGGACGATCAATGCGCACAACACCCCGGCCGAGTTGTGCGGTGGCGTCAGCACCAACTGCTATCCCGGAGACGAGTACGTCGACATCATCGGCATCGACAACTACGACCACTGGCCGGCATCTCGGACGGAGGCGGAGTTCGATGCGACGGCTGCGGCGCCGGAGGGTCTGGACTGGCTGTACGCCTTCGCCAAGCAACGCGGCAAGCTGTTCTCGGTGGGTGAGTGGGGTGTCGTACCTACCGGTGACGCGGGACGGGAGAACCCCGACTTCGTCCGTTGGATGCACGCCTGGTTCGCCGCCCACGCGCCGGACCTCGCCTACGAGGCGTACTTCTCGGACTGCACGCCGGGGGGTGTGCAGTCGAGCCTGTTCCGGTCGGAGCCACAGTGTCAGCAGAAGCCGGCCTCGGCGGCGGCATACCGGGAGCTTTTCGGGATGTGA
- a CDS encoding isochorismate synthase has translation MGRALDLLAKYDATAPFFFASPRGTLLAEGRSHPVPATADLSTAVRDVLDLATADGDDDPLVVGAVPFDPSATPRLCVPRRIRRSGPLPSRFALPSRFALPSRFALPMEADRVDARRVEVPGRATYADGVRRAVTRLRAGELDKVVLARALDIVTTEPIDIGTLLRRLAARDPAGYTFAVDLGAGTLIGNSPELLVSRQGDLVTANPLAGSLPRSDDPFEDFGQAQALLASRKDRREHALVVEAVADGLRPLCTDLEVPAEPSLIRTAAMWHLSTVVTGRVLDPAVRSMTLAAALHPTPAVCGTPARAARAAIAEYEAFDRGFYTGLVGWENNSGDGEWVVALRCAVAHGSSARLYAGAGIVADSDPAAELAETTAKFRTMLTGLEL, from the coding sequence GTGGGCAGGGCCCTCGACCTGCTGGCCAAATACGACGCGACGGCACCGTTCTTCTTCGCCTCACCCCGTGGCACGCTCCTCGCCGAAGGCCGGTCCCACCCGGTGCCGGCGACCGCCGACCTGTCGACGGCGGTGCGGGATGTCCTCGACCTGGCCACCGCCGATGGTGACGACGACCCACTCGTGGTCGGTGCGGTTCCGTTCGATCCGAGTGCCACACCGAGGCTGTGCGTTCCCCGCCGTATCCGCCGGTCGGGACCGCTGCCGAGTCGGTTCGCCCTGCCGAGTCGGTTCGCCCTGCCGAGTCGGTTCGCCCTGCCCATGGAGGCCGACCGCGTCGACGCTCGTCGCGTCGAGGTACCCGGCAGGGCCACGTACGCCGACGGGGTGCGGCGGGCGGTCACCCGCCTGCGCGCGGGAGAGCTCGACAAGGTGGTCCTGGCCCGTGCTCTCGACATCGTTACCACCGAGCCGATCGACATCGGCACCCTCCTGCGCCGGCTCGCCGCCCGTGACCCGGCTGGTTACACCTTCGCCGTCGACCTGGGTGCGGGGACCCTCATCGGCAACAGTCCCGAACTTCTCGTCTCCCGGCAGGGTGACCTCGTCACCGCGAATCCGCTGGCCGGCTCGCTGCCGCGAAGCGACGACCCGTTCGAGGACTTCGGCCAGGCCCAGGCGTTGCTCGCCTCCCGCAAGGACCGACGGGAACACGCGCTGGTCGTCGAGGCCGTGGCTGACGGCCTCCGCCCACTCTGCACGGATCTTGAGGTTCCCGCCGAGCCGTCGCTCATCCGTACCGCTGCCATGTGGCACCTGTCCACCGTGGTCACCGGGAGGGTCCTCGATCCTGCTGTCAGGTCGATGACCCTGGCCGCCGCGCTGCACCCGACACCAGCCGTCTGCGGCACCCCGGCCCGTGCCGCCCGTGCCGCCATCGCCGAGTACGAGGCGTTCGACCGTGGCTTCTACACCGGCCTCGTCGGCTGGGAGAACAACTCCGGCGACGGCGAGTGGGTGGTGGCACTACGGTGCGCGGTCGCCCACGGCAGCAGTGCCCGCCTGTACGCCGGCGCCGGAATCGTCGCCGACAGCGACCCCGCCGCCGAACTCGCCGAGACGACGGCGAAGTTCCGCACCATGCTGACCGGACTGGAACTGTGA
- a CDS encoding alpha/beta fold hydrolase — MTERFREVADALPDVPALVSVEGSYTFAEANARSERIGAALGGEDDAASPVAVLLPQTADGLLGILGALKSGRPVVLLDPTLPDEKLHRIVAQAGATVCLTDEGDRVPLRTISPAEALTTGSPAEALTTGPGDARVDRAGREAAFICFTSGSTGRPKGVVLTHDMLLNEAYGGRDRLGVDAGDRVALVLPAAFMAGLTVFVFALLNGAGLYAYDPRVRGMRNMAAWLRSVQVTTLHCTPSLLRSLLAVLAPDERLTGLRLVTTCGEAIHGRDVTALRPHLPADCVYTSWSGSSEIGHLAFFPIPPGDPVPEGIVPVGFPAPGKQVTIVAENGEPVPAGQTGEVVVTSEYLSGGYWDAPDETAARFSGTVYRTGDLGRFDDRGVLHLMGRRDSAVKIRGYLVEPAEVEAALLTAPVIAEAVVVPVQQGSQPVHLAAYVAPHPTAGTPAPATLRRFLRERLPSWMVPTAIVVLPSLPRNERGKVDRVALPPPPENDAGLPPRSHWEVIVADLWAQVLDLESVGVHDDFMALGGDSLAVEELLAAVEERLRLRLTSADLVAAPTVAEFARLVSQARPAGRHPTLVTLRANGEREPIFCFAGAGGLGFSFLPLARRLPGDRPVHALQAYGLENRGLPDWSVGRAARRHLATIRKLQPRGPYHLVGHSLGGLIALDVAHRLVALGEEVSLVAVLDTYLPKLAKEMTFAGPVGRPELVPVKRPKGGLLARLRGDSRELWSYRMRLPLAGVVPFDGITQYGVFFEQGHLLTRLHRVRPWAGRSLLFLAEEHPGDPAAWGGVLTGDLDIHRVGCDHPSVLREPHVESVASAIAKAL, encoded by the coding sequence GTGACGGAGCGTTTCCGCGAAGTGGCGGACGCTCTGCCGGATGTCCCCGCACTCGTGTCCGTCGAAGGGTCGTACACCTTCGCGGAAGCCAACGCCCGCTCCGAGCGCATCGGTGCCGCCTTGGGGGGCGAGGACGATGCGGCGAGCCCCGTTGCCGTCCTGCTGCCCCAGACCGCCGACGGACTGCTCGGCATTCTCGGTGCGCTGAAGTCCGGCCGCCCGGTCGTCCTGCTCGATCCGACCCTGCCGGACGAGAAGCTGCACCGCATCGTGGCGCAGGCAGGTGCGACTGTCTGCCTGACCGACGAGGGCGACCGGGTGCCACTCCGGACGATCTCCCCGGCGGAGGCACTGACCACCGGCTCCCCGGCGGAGGCACTGACCACCGGACCCGGCGATGCCCGTGTCGACAGGGCCGGCCGGGAGGCCGCCTTCATCTGCTTCACCTCCGGCTCGACCGGCCGTCCCAAGGGTGTGGTCCTCACCCACGACATGCTGCTCAACGAGGCGTACGGCGGACGGGACCGGCTCGGCGTCGACGCCGGTGACCGGGTCGCGCTGGTGTTACCCGCCGCCTTCATGGCCGGGCTGACGGTCTTCGTCTTCGCCCTGCTCAACGGTGCCGGTCTCTACGCCTACGACCCCCGGGTACGCGGCATGAGGAACATGGCAGCCTGGCTGCGGTCGGTACAGGTGACCACGTTGCACTGCACACCGTCCCTGCTGCGCTCGCTGCTGGCGGTGCTGGCGCCGGACGAGCGGCTCACCGGCCTGCGTCTGGTCACGACCTGCGGCGAGGCGATCCACGGACGGGACGTGACCGCGCTGCGCCCGCACCTGCCCGCCGACTGCGTCTATACCAGTTGGTCCGGCTCGTCCGAGATCGGCCACCTTGCCTTCTTCCCGATCCCGCCCGGCGACCCCGTGCCCGAGGGCATCGTGCCGGTCGGATTCCCGGCTCCCGGCAAGCAGGTCACGATCGTCGCCGAGAACGGCGAGCCGGTCCCGGCCGGCCAGACCGGAGAGGTCGTGGTCACCTCCGAGTACCTCTCCGGCGGTTACTGGGACGCTCCCGACGAGACCGCGGCGAGATTCAGCGGGACCGTCTACCGCACCGGCGATCTCGGCCGCTTCGACGACCGCGGTGTCCTGCACCTGATGGGGCGACGGGACTCAGCCGTCAAGATTCGCGGCTACCTCGTCGAACCCGCCGAGGTCGAAGCAGCGCTTCTCACCGCTCCGGTCATCGCCGAGGCGGTCGTGGTCCCCGTCCAGCAGGGCTCGCAGCCGGTGCATCTCGCCGCCTACGTGGCCCCGCATCCCACCGCGGGGACGCCCGCACCCGCCACACTCCGTCGGTTCCTGCGGGAACGCCTGCCGTCCTGGATGGTGCCGACCGCGATCGTGGTGCTCCCGAGCCTGCCTCGCAACGAGCGCGGAAAGGTCGACCGGGTCGCCCTGCCGCCGCCACCGGAGAACGACGCCGGCCTGCCGCCTCGCAGCCACTGGGAGGTCATCGTCGCCGACCTCTGGGCACAGGTACTGGACCTGGAATCAGTCGGTGTGCACGACGACTTCATGGCGCTCGGTGGTGACTCGCTCGCCGTCGAGGAACTGCTCGCCGCGGTGGAGGAGCGACTGCGACTCCGGCTCACCTCCGCCGACCTGGTCGCCGCACCGACGGTCGCCGAGTTCGCTCGGCTGGTCAGTCAGGCACGCCCCGCCGGACGGCACCCCACCCTGGTCACTCTCCGAGCGAACGGTGAACGCGAGCCGATCTTCTGCTTCGCCGGTGCCGGCGGGCTCGGCTTCAGCTTCCTGCCGCTGGCCCGGCGGCTCCCCGGCGACCGCCCGGTCCATGCGCTTCAGGCGTACGGGCTGGAGAACCGGGGGCTGCCGGACTGGAGCGTCGGTCGGGCCGCGCGGAGGCACCTGGCCACCATCCGGAAGCTGCAACCACGCGGACCCTACCACCTCGTCGGGCACTCCCTCGGTGGGCTGATCGCGCTGGATGTCGCACATCGGCTGGTCGCGCTCGGCGAGGAGGTGTCCCTGGTCGCCGTCCTCGACACCTATCTGCCGAAGCTTGCCAAGGAGATGACCTTCGCCGGGCCGGTCGGCCGACCGGAGCTGGTGCCGGTGAAGCGGCCGAAGGGAGGGTTGCTCGCCCGGCTGCGCGGAGACTCGCGGGAGCTCTGGTCGTACCGGATGCGCCTGCCTCTGGCCGGTGTCGTCCCGTTCGACGGCATCACCCAGTACGGGGTCTTCTTCGAACAGGGGCACCTGTTGACCCGACTGCACCGGGTACGCCCCTGGGCCGGCCGGTCGCTGCTCTTCCTCGCCGAGGAACATCCGGGTGATCCCGCGGCC
- a CDS encoding 2,3-dihydro-2,3-dihydroxybenzoate dehydrogenase → MTPDGIAGRTALVTGAARGIGAAVAAALSARGAHVALTDRDGPGARRRAEMLAGARGYPMDVTDADAVERTFAVVEEELGPIHICVSVAGILRPARVLDATDDDWRTTFDVNTTGVFHVLRCAGRRMAARNGGSIVVVSSNAAGVPRMGMAAYAASKAATSMLTKCLGLELAGHGVRCNVVAPGSTDTDMQRALSTGGGDTAVVAGSLPTFRTGIPLGRIADPTDVADAVLFLVSDQARHITMHDLYVDGGATLRA, encoded by the coding sequence ATGACTCCAGATGGCATCGCCGGTCGAACCGCGCTGGTCACCGGCGCGGCCCGGGGCATCGGAGCTGCGGTCGCCGCTGCGCTGAGCGCACGAGGCGCCCATGTCGCGTTGACCGACCGGGACGGCCCGGGGGCCCGCCGTCGCGCCGAGATGCTCGCCGGTGCCCGCGGCTATCCCATGGACGTTACGGACGCCGATGCCGTCGAACGTACGTTCGCGGTCGTGGAGGAGGAGCTCGGACCGATCCACATCTGTGTCTCCGTAGCCGGAATCCTTCGGCCCGCGCGGGTTCTCGACGCCACCGATGACGACTGGCGGACCACTTTCGATGTCAACACGACAGGTGTGTTCCACGTACTGCGCTGTGCCGGCAGGCGGATGGCCGCCCGGAACGGCGGCAGCATCGTCGTGGTCAGTTCGAACGCGGCCGGCGTACCCCGGATGGGTATGGCCGCCTACGCCGCTTCGAAGGCCGCCACGAGCATGCTCACGAAGTGCCTCGGACTCGAACTGGCCGGGCACGGAGTGCGGTGCAACGTGGTCGCTCCCGGATCGACCGACACCGACATGCAACGGGCGTTGTCGACCGGCGGCGGTGACACCGCCGTGGTCGCGGGTTCGCTGCCGACCTTCCGGACCGGTATCCCGCTCGGCCGGATCGCGGATCCCACCGATGTCGCCGACGCCGTGCTGTTCCTGGTCTCGGACCAGGCACGGCACATCACCATGCACGACCTGTACGTCGATGGCGGCGCGACCCTACGCGCCTGA
- a CDS encoding GH1 family beta-glucosidase: MTGLSFPENFLWGAATAAYQIEGAARDDGRGDSIWDTFSRTPGKVHAGHTGDVACDHYHRYADDVAMMAELGLQAYRFSVSWPRIQPDGSGPVNPRGLDFYDRLTDALLGRGIDPIVTLYHWDLPQTLQDRGGWTDRDTAEHFATYASAVHTRLGDRIDTWTTLNEPWCSAYLGYGNGVHAPGVQDAGAAFSAVHHLLLAHGLATQALRTGGAARVGITLNPADVQPADADSAADAAAVRLVDGLHNRIFLDPLLVGGYPDDVREHVARLVEPTFVRDGDEKIIAAPIDLLGINYYSPTYVAGRPDGGGGGGAYPGTEGAVEFLPAVGPLTDMGWMIEPAGLTRLLERIATDHPGVPLLITENGAAFPDRTADPTSPLQDSDRIAYLDGHLRAAHEAIARGVDLRGYLVWSLLDNFEWAEGYRKRFGIVHVDYLTQRRTPKSSARWYQEVISRNGL, encoded by the coding sequence GTGACTGGACTGAGTTTTCCGGAGAACTTTCTGTGGGGTGCGGCCACGGCGGCGTACCAGATCGAGGGAGCGGCCCGCGACGATGGGCGCGGCGACTCGATCTGGGACACGTTCAGCCGTACGCCCGGCAAGGTCCACGCCGGGCACACCGGCGACGTCGCCTGCGACCACTACCACCGGTACGCCGACGACGTGGCGATGATGGCGGAGCTGGGCCTCCAGGCGTACCGCTTCTCGGTGTCCTGGCCCCGCATCCAGCCCGACGGCAGCGGGCCGGTCAACCCGCGCGGCCTGGACTTCTACGACCGGCTGACCGACGCGCTGCTCGGTCGGGGCATCGACCCGATCGTCACGCTCTACCACTGGGACCTGCCGCAGACGTTGCAGGACCGGGGCGGCTGGACCGACCGGGACACGGCCGAGCACTTCGCCACCTACGCCAGTGCCGTGCACACCCGGCTCGGCGACCGGATCGACACCTGGACGACGCTCAACGAGCCGTGGTGCTCGGCGTACCTCGGATACGGCAACGGGGTGCACGCGCCCGGGGTGCAGGATGCGGGGGCGGCGTTCTCCGCCGTACACCATCTGCTGCTCGCGCACGGCCTGGCTACCCAGGCCCTGCGGACCGGTGGTGCGGCCCGGGTCGGCATCACGCTCAATCCCGCCGACGTGCAGCCCGCCGACGCGGACAGCGCGGCCGACGCCGCCGCCGTACGCCTGGTCGACGGCCTGCACAACCGGATCTTCCTCGATCCGCTGCTGGTCGGCGGGTACCCGGACGACGTCCGCGAGCACGTGGCGCGGCTGGTCGAGCCGACCTTCGTCCGGGACGGCGACGAGAAGATCATCGCGGCACCGATCGACCTGCTCGGCATCAACTACTACTCGCCCACCTACGTCGCTGGCCGTCCGGACGGTGGCGGGGGCGGTGGCGCGTACCCGGGCACCGAGGGTGCGGTGGAGTTCCTGCCGGCGGTCGGTCCGCTGACCGACATGGGGTGGATGATCGAACCAGCCGGGTTGACCCGGCTGCTGGAGCGGATCGCCACCGACCACCCCGGGGTGCCGTTGCTGATCACCGAGAACGGCGCGGCTTTTCCGGACAGGACCGCCGACCCGACCAGCCCGCTCCAGGACTCGGACCGGATCGCCTACCTCGACGGCCACCTGCGCGCCGCACACGAGGCCATCGCCCGGGGCGTGGACCTGCGCGGCTATCTCGTATGGTCATTGCTGGACAACTTCGAGTGGGCCGAGGGGTACCGGAAGCGGTTCGGCATCGTGCACGTCGACTACCTCACCCAGCGGCGTACACCGAAGTCGAGTGCCCGGTGGTACCAGGAGGTGATCTCCCGGAACGGGCTGTGA
- a CDS encoding (2,3-dihydroxybenzoyl)adenylate synthase produces MNITPWPSELAERYRAAGYWRGQSFSAALREWASRHGPRTAVVDGNLRRSYQDLDVRASRFASGFAVRGIRPGDRVVVQLPNTADFFDIVFGLLRLGAVPVFALPAHRESELGYFCRHSEAVAIVLPGTHDGFDHRTLIPAVRAAAPTVRHTFQVGEDLGVPPEPLPDPDPGALAFLQLSGGSTGLPKLIPRTADDYLYSVRESAEICGLSTATVYLCVLPVAHNFTLSSPGVLGVLHAGGTVVMCPRPNPDTAFPLIERERVTITALVPPLALIWLTAAETGGYDLSSLQVLQVGGAKLTADVARRIGPTLGAAVQQVFGMAEGLVNYTRLDDPAELVEQTQGRPISPADEILIVDDEDVPVTPGATGHLLTRGPYTIRGYFRADEHNAVAFTSDGFYRTGDLVRQTPEGYLVVTGRAKDQINRGGEKIAAEEIENHLLAHPAVHDAAVVAVADPYLGERTCAFVTLRAGVEGPTANQLRSFIRSRGLAAYKVPDRVRIVPAFPVTGVGKISRTDLRAALRAHLAQEG; encoded by the coding sequence GTGAACATCACACCGTGGCCGTCCGAACTGGCCGAACGCTACCGGGCCGCAGGTTACTGGCGCGGCCAGTCGTTCAGCGCCGCGCTCCGCGAGTGGGCCAGCCGCCACGGACCCCGCACGGCAGTGGTCGATGGCAACCTGCGCCGCTCCTACCAGGACCTCGACGTCAGAGCCTCCCGTTTCGCGTCCGGCTTCGCGGTGCGGGGAATCCGTCCAGGCGATCGCGTGGTCGTTCAGTTGCCCAACACCGCCGACTTCTTCGACATCGTGTTCGGACTTCTCCGGCTCGGCGCGGTACCCGTCTTCGCGCTGCCAGCGCACCGGGAGAGTGAACTCGGCTACTTCTGCCGGCACTCCGAGGCAGTCGCGATCGTCCTGCCCGGCACCCACGATGGTTTCGACCACAGGACCTTGATTCCCGCCGTACGCGCGGCAGCTCCCACCGTGCGGCACACCTTCCAGGTCGGCGAAGACCTCGGTGTCCCGCCGGAGCCACTGCCCGACCCCGACCCCGGCGCGCTCGCCTTCCTGCAACTCTCGGGGGGCAGCACCGGGCTGCCCAAACTCATCCCGCGCACCGCCGACGACTACCTCTACAGCGTGCGGGAGAGCGCCGAGATCTGTGGTCTGTCCACCGCGACTGTCTACCTGTGCGTGTTGCCCGTGGCGCACAACTTCACGCTCAGCTCGCCCGGTGTGCTCGGCGTCCTGCATGCGGGCGGCACCGTCGTCATGTGCCCCAGACCGAATCCGGACACCGCGTTCCCACTCATCGAGCGGGAACGCGTGACCATCACGGCGCTGGTGCCTCCGCTGGCACTGATCTGGCTGACCGCCGCCGAAACCGGCGGGTACGACCTGTCCAGCCTTCAGGTACTCCAGGTCGGCGGTGCCAAGCTCACCGCGGATGTCGCCCGCCGGATCGGACCGACGCTCGGTGCTGCCGTGCAACAGGTATTCGGCATGGCCGAGGGACTGGTCAACTACACCCGTCTCGACGACCCGGCGGAACTCGTCGAGCAGACGCAGGGGCGGCCGATCTCCCCGGCGGACGAGATCCTGATCGTCGACGACGAGGACGTGCCGGTCACACCGGGCGCGACGGGGCATCTGCTGACCAGAGGTCCGTACACCATCCGGGGTTACTTCCGGGCCGACGAACACAACGCCGTCGCCTTCACCTCCGACGGTTTCTACCGCACCGGAGACCTCGTACGGCAGACCCCGGAGGGCTACCTGGTGGTCACCGGTCGTGCCAAGGACCAGATCAACCGAGGCGGTGAGAAGATCGCCGCCGAAGAGATCGAGAATCACCTTCTCGCGCACCCTGCCGTGCACGACGCCGCCGTGGTCGCCGTCGCTGACCCCTACCTGGGTGAACGTACCTGTGCCTTCGTGACCCTCCGGGCCGGCGTGGAAGGACCGACGGCGAACCAGTTGCGTTCGTTCATCCGGTCCCGCGGACTGGCCGCGTACAAGGTGCCTGATCGCGTACGCATCGTCCCGGCCTTTCCGGTGACCGGCGTCGGCAAGATCAGCCGGACCGACCTCCGTGCCGCACTGCGCGCACACCTCGCCCAGGAAGGCTGA